A single Cannabis sativa cultivar Pink pepper isolate KNU-18-1 chromosome 7, ASM2916894v1, whole genome shotgun sequence DNA region contains:
- the LOC115696982 gene encoding pentatricopeptide repeat-containing protein At1g11290, chloroplastic, whose protein sequence is MLSSQRSRSLFSDIFILKIPHFPCNQTRLFTTFSSLFNLCTKPQQLKQIHARFILHGLQQNSTLSSKLIDSYAELGFLSLSQRVFDSITEPSSGLYNAMLRNLAKFGDFDKTILFYQYMVRESMFPDEETYPFVLRSCNGLGDGLNRKMVHGHVVKLGFDSFSLEENPVSRLDFWNFHISEASSQSGNGEESFHLFKRMRMELIEPNSVTLINMLRSSVDLKSVRVGKSVHCLVLVSNLGIDLSVNTALLSMYAKLGALKYAKLLFDKMPEKDCVVWNIMISANSRNGCPNEAIKLLRGMGRSGIRADLFTALPVISSITRLKSIDWGKQMHAHVIRNGLDYQVSVHNSLIDMYCECDKLNSARKIFELLENKTLVSWSTMIKGCVTHDQSVDALSLFSNMKSNGFKPDFITIINILPACVNIGALENVKYFHGYSIKSGLSSLSSLNTALLVSYAKCGYIEMAQNVFDEEKINNKDVITWNSMISAYAKHGDWQQCFELNRKMKQSNMKPDQVTFLGLLTACVNSGLVKEGKGIFKEMMELFGCQPNQEHYACMVDLLGRAGHVNEAKELVKSMPFEPDARVWGPLLSACKMKHSETDLAEFAAEKLISMEPKNAGNYILLSNIYAAAGKWDGVAKMRSVLRDKGLKKTPGCSWLEINGKVHEFRVADRSHPRSEEIYTVLRNLELEFKDANENMI, encoded by the coding sequence ATGCTGAGCTCGCAACGGTCAAGATCTCTCTTTTCCGACATTTTCATTCTCAAAATCCCACATTTTCCCTGTAACCAAACAAGACTCTTCACCACATTTTCTTCCCTCTTCAACCTCTGCACCAAACCCCAACAGCTCAAACAAATCCACGCCCGATTCATTCTCCATGGCCTGCAACAGAACTCAACGTTGTCTTCCAAACTCATTGACTCTTACGCCGAACTGGGCTTTCTTAGTCTCTCACAACGAGTCTTTGATTCCATTACCGAGCCAAGTTCAGGTCTTTACAATGCCATGTTGAGAAATTTGGCCAAGTTTGGTGATTTTGATAAAACCATTTTGTTTTACCAATATATGGTTAGGGAATCTATGTTCCCTGATGAAGAAACTTACCCTTTTGTTTTGAGGTCTTGTAATGGCTTAGGAGATGGCTTGAATCGGAAAATGGTTCATGGGCATGTTGTGAAATTGGGTTTTGATTCATTTAGTTTGGAAGAAAACCCTGTTTCAAGATTGGATTTTTGGAATTTTCATATCTCTGAGGCTTCTTCTCAAAGTGGTAATGGAGAGGAAAGTTTTCATCTTTTTAAGAGAATGAGAATGGAATTGATAGAACCCAATTCAGTTACTTTGATTAACATGTTGAGATCAAGTGTTGATTTGAAGTCAGTAAGAGTGGGAAAGAGTGTTCATTGTTTGGTATTAGTGAGTAATTTGGGAATAGATTTGTCTGTTAACACTGCATTATTGTCTATGTATGCAAAGTTGGGTGCTTTGAAATATGCCAAACTACTGTTCGATAAAATGCCTGAGAAAGATTGTGTAGTTTGGAATATTATGATATCAGCAAATTCTAGAAATGGTTGCCCAAATGAAGCTATTAAATTGCTAAGAGGCATGGGAAGATCTGGAATCAGAGCTGATTTGTTTACTGCACTACCTGTAATTTCTTCAATTACAAGATTGAAATCTATTGATTGGGGCAAACAAATGCATGCCCATGTGATCAGAAATGGTCTAGACTACCAAGTATCAGTTCATAATTCTCTTATTGACATGTATTGTGAATGTGACAAGTTAAATTCAGCAAGAAAGATTTTTGAGTTATTGGAAAACAAGACATTGGTTTCATGGAGTACAATGATTAAAGGTTGTGTAACTCATGATCAATCTGTTGATgctctttctcttttctccaACATGAAATCAAATGGCTTCAAACCTGATTTCATTACAATTATTAACATCTTGCCAGCTTGTGTGAACATTGGAGCATTAGAGAATGTAAAGTACTTTCATGGGTACTCGATCAAATCCGGCCTGAGCTCGCTTTCTTCTCTTAATACCGCTCTTCTCGTCAGCTATGCAAAATGTGGCTACATAGAGATGGCTCAGAATGTTTTTGATGAAGAGAAAATCAATAATAAGGATGTTATCACATGGAACTCTATGATCAGTGCTTATGCTAAGCATGGAGACTGGCAACAATGCTTTGAGTTGAACCGAAAAATGAAGCAATCTAATATGAAACCTGATCAGGTTACCTTTCTAGGATTATTAACAGCATGTGTAAATTCAGGTCTTGTTAAAGAAGGTAAAGGGATTTTCAAAGAAATGATGGAATTGTTCGGTTGCCAACCGAACCAGGAACATTATGCTTGTATGGTGGATCTATTAGGACGAGCTGGGCATGTGAATGAAGCCAAAGAGCTTGTGAAATCAATGCCCTTCGAACCAGATGCTCGGGTTTGGGGACCTTTGTTGAGTGCCTGCAAGATGAAGCATTCCGAGACTGATCTTGCAGAATTTGCTGCTGAAAAGCTTATAAGTATGGAGCCAAAGAATGCTGGAAACTACATATTACTCTCCAACATATACGCTGCAGCGGGAAAATGGGACGGTGTTGCTAAAATGAGAAGTGTTCTTAGGGATAAAGGATTGAAAAAGACTCCAGGCTGTAGCTGGCTAGAGATTAATGGAAAAGTACATGAGTTCCGGGTGGCTGATCGGTCTCATCCAAGATCAGAAGAGATATATACTGTATTAAGAAACTTGGAGCTGGAATTCAAGGATGCCAATGAGAATATGATCTGA
- the LOC115697966 gene encoding putative ALA-interacting subunit 2 isoform X2: MDVDEQNTSTSFSIESQSTPRRSTRREAISQFQQQSLPACKPVLTPAWVIGTFFMISVIFIPTGFITLRASRSIVEIVDRYDADCVPEEFKINKVAYIKDNSIPKNCTRFIKIDKRMKAPIYIYYQLDNYYQNHRRYVKSRSDRQLLHGLGYNGTSSCQPEELSNGLPVVPCGLIAWSLFNDTYTFLRGGSKVKVNRKNIAWKSDQEHKFGKHVYPYNFQNGTLIGGGTLDANVPLSKQEDLIVWMRTAALPSFRKLYGKIEEDLEAGDVVVVKLMNNYNIYSFGGKKKLVFSTSNWLGGKNDFLGTWYIILGSCCIFVALVFLLLHMKISTSRTYGETPCLSWNKKSISS, from the exons ATGGATGTGGATGAACAGAATACCTCAACCTCTTTCTCAATAGAGTCTCAATCAACTCCACGGCGATCAACACGACGTGAAG CTATTTCTCAATTTCAACAGCAGAGTCTTCCAGCTTGTAAGCCTGTCCTCACTCCAGCATGG GTTATTGGTACATTTTTTATGATCAGTGTCATTTTTATTCCTACCGGATTCATTACTCTTCGAGCCTCTCGTAGT ATTGTTGAAATTGTGGACCGGTATGATGCTGATTGTGTGCCTgaggaatttaaaattaacaagGTGGCATATATAAAAGATAACTCAATACCGAAGAACTGTACTCGGTTTATTAAG atTGACAAGCGTATGAAAGCTCCAATCTATATTTACTACCAACTTGATAACTACTATCAAAATCACCGAAG GTATGTCAAAAGTAGAAGCGATCGCCAACTCTTACATGGACTAGGCTACAATGGCACTAGTTCCTGTCAGCCTGAAGAGTTAAGTAATGGCCTTCCGGTTGTACCTTGTGGTCTAATAGCTTGGAGTTTGTTTAACGACACATATACATTTCTTCGTGGGGGATCAAAAGTAAAGGTCAACAGGAAGAACATTGCATGGAAGAGTGATCAAGAACACAAATTCGGGAAGCATGTATACCCCTACAATTTTCAGAACGGAACCTTGATTGGTGGTGGAACTTTAGATGCAAATGTACCT CTAAGTAAGCAAGAAGATCTTATAGTATGGATGCGTACTGCTGCGCTTCCCAGCTTCAGAAAATTGTATGGTAAAATTGAAGAGGATTTGGAAGCTGGTGATGTTGTGGTAGTGAAACTAATGAATAATTACAACATATACAGCTTCGGGGGTAAAAAGAAGCTCGTTTTTTCGACATCAAACTGGTTAGGAGGAAAAAATGATTTCCTCGGAACATGGTACATTATCCTTGGTTCATGCTGCATATTCGTCGCTCTTGTCTTTCTGTTGCTACACATGAAAATTTCAACTTCAAG GACTTATGGGGAAACACCTTGCTTATCTTGGAACAAGAAAAGTATTTCCAGTTGA
- the LOC115697966 gene encoding putative ALA-interacting subunit 2 isoform X1 → MDVDEQNTSTSFSIESQSTPRRSTRREAISQFQQQSLPACKPVLTPAWVIGTFFMISVIFIPTGFITLRASRSIVEIVDRYDADCVPEEFKINKVAYIKDNSIPKNCTRFIKIDKRMKAPIYIYYQLDNYYQNHRRYVKSRSDRQLLHGLGYNGTSSCQPEELSNGLPVVPCGLIAWSLFNDTYTFLRGGSKVKVNRKNIAWKSDQEHKFGKHVYPYNFQNGTLIGGGTLDANVPLSKQEDLIVWMRTAALPSFRKLYGKIEEDLEAGDVVVVKLMNNYNIYSFGGKKKLVFSTSNWLGGKNDFLGTWYIILGSCCIFVALVFLLLHMKISTSRYITKSYLTTMLMHDLGICHFTHESRAVVYKLSK, encoded by the exons ATGGATGTGGATGAACAGAATACCTCAACCTCTTTCTCAATAGAGTCTCAATCAACTCCACGGCGATCAACACGACGTGAAG CTATTTCTCAATTTCAACAGCAGAGTCTTCCAGCTTGTAAGCCTGTCCTCACTCCAGCATGG GTTATTGGTACATTTTTTATGATCAGTGTCATTTTTATTCCTACCGGATTCATTACTCTTCGAGCCTCTCGTAGT ATTGTTGAAATTGTGGACCGGTATGATGCTGATTGTGTGCCTgaggaatttaaaattaacaagGTGGCATATATAAAAGATAACTCAATACCGAAGAACTGTACTCGGTTTATTAAG atTGACAAGCGTATGAAAGCTCCAATCTATATTTACTACCAACTTGATAACTACTATCAAAATCACCGAAG GTATGTCAAAAGTAGAAGCGATCGCCAACTCTTACATGGACTAGGCTACAATGGCACTAGTTCCTGTCAGCCTGAAGAGTTAAGTAATGGCCTTCCGGTTGTACCTTGTGGTCTAATAGCTTGGAGTTTGTTTAACGACACATATACATTTCTTCGTGGGGGATCAAAAGTAAAGGTCAACAGGAAGAACATTGCATGGAAGAGTGATCAAGAACACAAATTCGGGAAGCATGTATACCCCTACAATTTTCAGAACGGAACCTTGATTGGTGGTGGAACTTTAGATGCAAATGTACCT CTAAGTAAGCAAGAAGATCTTATAGTATGGATGCGTACTGCTGCGCTTCCCAGCTTCAGAAAATTGTATGGTAAAATTGAAGAGGATTTGGAAGCTGGTGATGTTGTGGTAGTGAAACTAATGAATAATTACAACATATACAGCTTCGGGGGTAAAAAGAAGCTCGTTTTTTCGACATCAAACTGGTTAGGAGGAAAAAATGATTTCCTCGGAACATGGTACATTATCCTTGGTTCATGCTGCATATTCGTCGCTCTTGTCTTTCTGTTGCTACACATGAAAATTTCAACTTCAAGGTACATTACTAAATCTTATCTCACTACAATGCTCATGCATGATCTTGGTATTTGTCATTTCACACATGAAAGTAGGGCAGTCGTTTACAAATTAAGCAAATAA